One region of Dokdonia sp. 4H-3-7-5 genomic DNA includes:
- a CDS encoding arsenate reductase family protein, with amino-acid sequence MKKIYHLSTCNTCQRIISEINPSDDVIMQDIKSEPMTLSQVEEMKEMEGSYEALFSKRAQLYRKRGLNEQTLSEEDYKNLILEHYTFLKRPVMIVNDAIFVGNSKKVVAAAVEAFAK; translated from the coding sequence TTGAAGAAAATCTACCACCTCTCTACCTGTAATACTTGCCAGCGCATTATTTCTGAAATTAATCCTAGTGATGATGTCATTATGCAAGACATTAAATCTGAGCCTATGACGTTATCTCAAGTAGAAGAGATGAAAGAAATGGAAGGGTCTTATGAAGCTCTTTTCAGTAAGCGAGCACAATTGTATCGTAAACGCGGTCTTAATGAACAGACACTATCTGAAGAGGATTATAAAAATCTCATTCTAGAGCACTACACATTTTTAAAACGACCTGTAATGATTGTAAATGATGCAATATTTGTGGGAAACAGCAAAAAAGTAGTGGCTGCTGCGGTTGAAGCATTTGCAAAATAA
- a CDS encoding DinB family protein yields MEYTFDICLKNRHLLERFIKSHTLEELNKIPDGFNNNIIWNIGHSIATQQLLTYGLSGLTPSVSMEFINSYKKGTKPERDVTQEEVCLMHEMLFDTLKTLQRDYKAGIFKDFKEYTLSTTGGTLSKVEHGLDFNNFHEGLHLGCIIQLSKLVKD; encoded by the coding sequence ATGGAATACACCTTTGATATTTGTCTAAAAAACCGTCATCTTCTAGAGCGATTTATTAAGAGTCATACACTTGAAGAACTTAATAAAATACCTGATGGCTTTAATAATAATATTATCTGGAATATAGGTCATAGTATAGCTACACAACAGCTTCTTACTTATGGACTTTCTGGTCTCACACCGTCTGTATCTATGGAGTTTATTAATAGCTACAAGAAGGGAACAAAGCCAGAAAGAGATGTAACCCAGGAGGAAGTATGTCTCATGCACGAGATGCTCTTTGATACGCTTAAGACACTTCAAAGAGATTATAAGGCGGGTATTTTTAAAGACTTTAAAGAATATACGCTTTCTACCACAGGCGGAACATTGTCAAAAGTAGAGCATGGGCTTGATTTTAATAATTTTCATGAAGGATTACACCTAGGTTGTATTATCCAACTATCGAAACTCGTTAAAGATTAA
- a CDS encoding DUF4163 domain-containing protein, translating to MKKLLPSILVILLFISCEKTITYTATTDSYSTKDFAICNSQPCPEIALSILNMETPEEAAITVNNWIQTSTINTLYNETESLPNSINDAIELYINNSQISYPETTELSDAHEITIDSAISFGSNNLLSIVFYSYQFMGGASGFDNEMYLNINPQTGEEYSDDELLDDDFYAFAKAQFEKEYPQETFHVTPSNLPDSYLKEVGFTEEGIVLIYNDMGVSSFNMENKQITIPWELSQDYLNL from the coding sequence ATGAAAAAACTGCTTCCTTCCATACTTGTAATCTTACTTTTTATAAGCTGCGAAAAGACAATAACCTATACAGCTACCACAGATAGCTATTCTACAAAAGATTTTGCTATTTGTAATAGCCAGCCATGTCCAGAAATTGCATTATCAATTCTCAATATGGAAACACCAGAAGAAGCTGCTATCACTGTAAATAACTGGATTCAAACTTCTACAATAAACACACTGTATAACGAGACAGAAAGTTTACCTAACTCTATCAATGATGCCATTGAACTCTATATTAACAACTCACAAATATCATATCCGGAAACGACAGAACTTTCGGACGCTCATGAAATCACTATAGATTCTGCGATATCATTTGGTTCTAACAACTTACTATCTATAGTATTTTATTCATATCAATTTATGGGTGGTGCGAGTGGTTTTGACAACGAAATGTATCTTAATATCAATCCACAAACTGGAGAAGAATATAGTGATGATGAATTGCTCGATGATGATTTTTACGCTTTCGCGAAAGCGCAATTTGAAAAAGAATATCCGCAAGAAACATTTCACGTCACCCCATCAAACCTTCCCGATAGCTACCTAAAAGAAGTAGGATTTACCGAAGAAGGTATTGTTCTTATTTATAATGATATGGGTGTATCCTCATTTAATATGGAGAACAAGCAGATTACAATCCCATGGGAGCTTTCTCAAGATTACCTTAATCTTTAA
- a CDS encoding cystathionine gamma-synthase has protein sequence MKFNTKTIHGKQHPDKAYGSVMPPIYQTSTYAQSTPGGHKGYEYSRSANPTRHALEQSLASIENGEYGIAFASGLAAIDAIIKLLKPGDEVVSTSDLYGGTYRLFTKIFESFGIKFHFIGMQDVKNIETYINEKTKLIWVETPTNPMMSIIDIEAVSSISKKYKILFAVDNTFATPYLQLPLDLGADIVMHSATKYLGGHSDLVMGALVVKNKELADRLYFIQNASGAISGPQDSFLALRGIKTLHVRMQRHCENGKAVAHYLKSHPMVDKVYWPGFEDHPNHHIAKRQMKDYGAMISFTTKQDSLAGAVSFAEKLQIFTLAESLGGVESLAGHPASMTHGSIPKDDREKLGIKDSLVRLSVGIEDEEDLIADLKQALEN, from the coding sequence ATGAAATTTAATACTAAGACAATACATGGTAAACAGCATCCAGATAAGGCTTATGGATCTGTAATGCCTCCTATATATCAAACTTCTACTTATGCACAATCTACGCCAGGTGGTCATAAGGGATATGAGTATAGTCGCTCTGCAAACCCAACGCGTCACGCACTTGAGCAGTCGCTTGCAAGTATAGAGAATGGAGAATACGGAATCGCTTTTGCATCTGGACTGGCTGCAATAGATGCGATAATAAAGTTACTTAAGCCGGGTGATGAGGTGGTGTCAACAAGTGATCTTTATGGTGGTACGTATCGGCTTTTTACTAAGATATTTGAAAGTTTTGGTATTAAGTTCCACTTTATAGGAATGCAAGATGTCAAGAATATAGAAACATATATTAATGAAAAAACAAAGCTCATTTGGGTAGAAACGCCTACGAACCCGATGATGAGTATTATTGATATTGAGGCAGTTTCATCAATATCAAAAAAGTATAAGATCCTGTTTGCGGTAGATAACACTTTTGCAACTCCTTATTTACAACTACCCCTTGATTTAGGTGCCGATATTGTGATGCATAGTGCCACAAAGTATTTAGGAGGTCATAGCGATCTGGTTATGGGTGCTCTTGTTGTAAAGAATAAGGAGCTAGCAGATAGATTATACTTTATACAAAATGCAAGTGGTGCCATAAGTGGGCCTCAAGATAGCTTTCTGGCATTGCGTGGTATAAAGACATTACACGTCCGAATGCAAAGACACTGTGAAAATGGTAAGGCTGTTGCTCACTATCTTAAGTCTCATCCTATGGTTGATAAAGTATACTGGCCTGGCTTTGAAGATCACCCTAATCATCATATTGCCAAAAGACAGATGAAAGACTATGGAGCTATGATTTCATTTACTACTAAGCAAGATTCGCTAGCGGGTGCTGTAAGCTTTGCGGAAAAGCTACAAATTTTTACCCTCGCCGAAAGTCTAGGAGGTGTGGAGTCACTTGCGGGTCATCCTGCTTCAATGACGCATGGTTCCATCCCTAAAGATGACCGAGAAAAACTTGGAATTAAAGATTCTTTAGTGAGATTGAGTGTAGGTATTGAAGATGAAGAAGACCTGATAGCAGATCTTAAACAGGCACTAGAAAACTAA
- a CDS encoding THC0290_0291 family protein has product MKAKYLLLALLSFMMVHQSLNAQFGFSHELGVIVGPVAFQADYGERGNQETNIGNTGFGIGLVHYLNFSYQADCNCYSRYTYFNDHFKVRNEIDYHFTALNNFGPEADDNDFGGLRLRNHEGKTSVIEIGSQLEYYPLSIRDFAAGAFKFAPYVSLGAHFVSYNPSATTNLRTDGNIFGQVLNPFTPDPFDTGPAIIEGFNVGDGEFGTGIDTRPGTTWAITGSIGTRYKLGVLSDLNLDLRWHYYGSNWVDGLNPDPRPVNKVNDWIFWMNVGYIYYLD; this is encoded by the coding sequence ATGAAAGCCAAGTACCTACTATTGGCATTGCTATCTTTTATGATGGTACATCAGAGCTTAAATGCTCAATTTGGATTTTCGCATGAGCTTGGCGTTATAGTGGGGCCTGTGGCATTTCAAGCTGATTATGGTGAACGCGGAAATCAAGAAACAAATATAGGGAATACGGGATTTGGGATTGGCCTCGTTCATTACCTGAATTTCTCTTACCAAGCAGATTGTAATTGCTACTCCCGATACACGTATTTTAATGATCATTTTAAAGTTCGTAATGAGATAGACTACCATTTTACAGCACTCAATAATTTTGGTCCAGAAGCAGATGATAACGATTTTGGCGGCTTGAGATTACGAAATCATGAAGGAAAAACTAGTGTTATAGAAATAGGATCTCAATTAGAATATTACCCACTCAGCATACGAGACTTTGCAGCTGGTGCTTTTAAGTTTGCTCCCTATGTAAGTTTAGGTGCTCACTTTGTTTCTTATAACCCTAGTGCAACTACTAATTTGCGCACAGACGGAAACATTTTTGGACAAGTACTTAATCCATTTACTCCAGATCCTTTTGACACGGGACCAGCTATAATTGAAGGTTTTAATGTAGGTGATGGTGAATTTGGGACGGGAATTGACACTCGACCTGGTACAACATGGGCAATTACCGGAAGTATAGGAACACGATATAAATTAGGCGTCCTCAGCGATCTTAATTTAGACTTAAGATGGCATTACTATGGTTCTAACTGGGTAGATGGTCTTAACCCAGATCCAAGACCTGTAAACAAAGTTAATGATTGGATATTCTGGATGAATGTAGGTTATATTTATTATCTGGATTAA
- the gdhA gene encoding NADP-specific glutamate dehydrogenase, which translates to MSDSIKKFVDYVAKSNPNEPEFMQAVHEVAETVIPFIEKNPKYQGKKLLERMVEPERTIMFRIPWTDDSGEIQVNRGYRVEFNSAIGPYKGGLRFHPSVNLSILKFLGFEQVFKNSLTTLPMGGGKGGSDFDPKGKSDAEVMRFCQSFMSELSRHIGPNTDVPAGDIGVGGREIGYMFGQYKKLRNEFTGVLTGKGLSYGGSLMRPEATGYGDVYFAQSMLKTKGETFEGKKVAVSGSGNVAQYATEKVTQLGGKVITMSDSGGYIVDNDGIDAEKLAFIMELKNEKRGRISEYTEKYTSAEYHEGKRPWGTKVDVALPCATQNELDGDEAKTLVDNGCICVAEGANMPCTPEAIEVFHKAKILFSPGKASNAGGVATSGLEMSQNSLRYNWTAEEVDEKLHNIMLDIHEACVEYGKDEDGYVDYVKGANVAGFVKVADAMLAQGVV; encoded by the coding sequence ATGTCAGACAGCATTAAAAAATTTGTCGATTATGTTGCTAAGAGCAACCCGAATGAGCCTGAATTTATGCAGGCTGTTCACGAGGTAGCAGAAACTGTAATACCTTTCATAGAAAAGAATCCTAAGTACCAAGGGAAAAAACTTCTTGAGCGTATGGTAGAGCCAGAGCGCACAATTATGTTTCGTATTCCATGGACAGATGATTCTGGAGAGATACAGGTAAATAGAGGATACCGTGTTGAGTTTAACAGCGCTATTGGTCCATATAAAGGTGGGCTTCGTTTCCACCCTTCTGTAAATCTTAGTATCCTTAAGTTTTTAGGTTTTGAGCAAGTTTTCAAAAACAGCCTTACTACTTTACCTATGGGTGGTGGTAAAGGTGGATCAGATTTTGATCCAAAAGGAAAATCTGATGCAGAGGTAATGCGTTTTTGCCAAAGCTTTATGAGCGAGCTTTCTCGTCACATAGGTCCTAATACAGATGTGCCTGCGGGTGATATTGGAGTAGGTGGTCGTGAGATAGGATACATGTTTGGACAGTACAAGAAACTTCGCAATGAATTTACCGGAGTTCTTACTGGAAAAGGATTATCATACGGTGGTTCATTAATGAGACCAGAGGCAACAGGTTATGGAGACGTATATTTTGCACAGAGTATGCTTAAAACCAAAGGAGAAACTTTTGAAGGTAAAAAAGTTGCAGTTTCTGGATCAGGAAATGTTGCTCAATATGCTACCGAAAAAGTAACTCAATTAGGTGGTAAAGTTATCACTATGTCAGACTCTGGAGGATATATTGTGGATAACGATGGTATTGATGCAGAGAAGCTAGCATTTATAATGGAGCTTAAAAATGAAAAGCGTGGCCGTATAAGCGAGTACACAGAAAAGTACACTTCTGCAGAGTACCACGAAGGTAAGAGACCTTGGGGAACAAAAGTAGATGTAGCTTTGCCTTGTGCAACTCAAAATGAGCTAGACGGTGATGAAGCAAAAACATTAGTAGACAACGGATGTATCTGTGTTGCCGAAGGAGCAAACATGCCTTGTACTCCAGAAGCAATTGAAGTATTCCACAAAGCAAAAATCTTGTTTTCACCTGGAAAAGCTTCAAACGCAGGAGGAGTTGCTACTTCTGGACTTGAAATGTCACAAAACAGTTTACGTTACAACTGGACAGCAGAAGAAGTAGATGAGAAGTTACACAACATTATGCTTGATATACACGAAGCATGTGTTGAGTACGGTAAAGATGAAGATGGTTACGTAGATTACGTGAAAGGAGCAAACGTTGCAGGATTTGTAAAAGTAGCAGATGCAATGCTAGCACAAGGAGTAGTATAA
- a CDS encoding two-component regulator propeller domain-containing protein, with protein MNIRFLFIVFLVSSITMAQDFSEDWTAHFSYNQTVGITSGNDKVYVASENAVFIYNTLDGTTTNRTTVNGLSGNLISSIYYSKSFDTLFVGYENGVIDVIVGNTFDVLTVVDIFNKPAIPPDRKRINHFEEYNGFVYIASGFGVSLYDVERLEFDDSYFIGNNGGLLDIGSTAVLEPYIYAATTDGGLRRALVANDNLIDFNNWETTRNGAFEKIIEFDNNLYLQEDNSLLASSNGLDFSAFQNFQTSIIDLQSSAENIIVTLNAGVFLYDVTGIQVQNYGAIEDFIPRYTTAIMEDGAVFIGTLGSGVALFDITTPGEITRLLPNGPLENAHFDLAASAGSVWSVFGDYTVSYNPFPLKRQGISRYSEAEGWSFIPQEDFFGASNFVHIAINDQDPSRLYASSFNGGLVEIIDETPSILYDENNSPLLPVATTTNDVRVNGGAFDNEGNFWVTNARSVLGLQRVSSSGQFTPFNTEEILAGEDANLDAVAITPDGNIFVGTDRRGVIAFNPGTNTFARLAGEDGAGNLPIDDIRSLAVDRNGALWIGTRLGLRVLFGPSQLFENLQASANAIIILQDGIAQELLNDQVVTDIIVDGANNKWLATADSGVFYVSPNGQETIFHFTTDNSPLPSNTVQSVAIDPETGSVYFGTIRGMVAFDGSSTAPAEDLEEVLVYPNPVRPGFNGNVRIEGLTANTNVKITDLVGNLVYEENTTGGSIEWDTTAFGRHKVASGVYLIIITGPPEELRETTIEKVMIIR; from the coding sequence GTGAATATACGTTTTCTTTTTATAGTATTCTTGGTTTCATCTATTACGATGGCACAAGATTTTTCTGAGGATTGGACAGCTCATTTTTCTTATAATCAAACCGTAGGTATCACCTCTGGGAATGACAAGGTGTATGTGGCATCTGAGAATGCGGTTTTTATTTATAATACACTAGATGGTACTACCACAAACCGAACTACGGTAAATGGTCTTTCTGGTAATTTAATCTCTTCTATATATTATAGTAAGAGTTTTGACACGCTTTTCGTGGGTTATGAAAATGGAGTGATAGATGTTATTGTGGGAAACACTTTTGATGTACTTACGGTTGTAGATATTTTTAATAAACCAGCTATCCCACCAGATCGCAAGCGTATCAACCACTTTGAAGAATATAACGGGTTTGTTTATATAGCTTCAGGTTTTGGGGTGTCACTTTATGATGTAGAGAGACTTGAGTTTGATGACTCCTATTTTATTGGTAATAATGGAGGACTTTTAGATATAGGTAGTACTGCGGTTCTAGAACCATATATTTATGCGGCAACTACAGATGGCGGACTGCGTAGGGCACTCGTAGCAAACGATAATCTTATAGATTTTAATAACTGGGAGACAACTAGAAATGGCGCTTTTGAGAAGATTATAGAATTTGACAATAACCTTTACTTACAAGAGGATAATAGTCTTTTAGCCTCATCTAATGGGTTAGATTTTTCTGCTTTTCAAAATTTTCAAACTTCCATTATAGATTTACAATCTAGTGCAGAGAATATTATAGTCACACTTAACGCTGGTGTTTTTTTATATGATGTAACTGGCATCCAAGTCCAAAATTACGGAGCTATAGAAGATTTTATCCCTAGATATACCACTGCAATTATGGAAGATGGCGCTGTGTTTATTGGTACTTTAGGGTCTGGTGTTGCTCTCTTTGATATCACAACACCGGGAGAAATAACCCGTTTATTGCCTAATGGACCTTTAGAGAATGCTCATTTTGACCTAGCAGCAAGCGCAGGTTCTGTGTGGTCTGTTTTTGGTGATTATACGGTATCATACAATCCATTCCCACTTAAAAGACAAGGAATAAGTCGTTATTCTGAAGCAGAGGGATGGAGTTTTATACCGCAGGAAGATTTCTTTGGAGCTAGTAATTTTGTACATATTGCTATTAATGATCAAGATCCGTCTCGATTATATGCTAGCTCTTTTAATGGAGGACTTGTGGAGATTATAGATGAAACTCCAAGTATTCTCTATGATGAAAATAATAGTCCGCTTTTACCAGTTGCCACTACGACAAATGATGTGAGAGTAAACGGAGGAGCATTTGATAATGAAGGAAACTTCTGGGTGACTAATGCACGTTCTGTACTAGGCTTACAAAGGGTTTCTTCTAGCGGACAGTTTACTCCGTTTAATACAGAAGAGATTCTTGCTGGTGAAGATGCAAACCTAGATGCAGTTGCTATTACCCCAGATGGTAATATTTTTGTGGGAACAGATAGAAGAGGTGTTATTGCTTTTAATCCAGGTACAAATACGTTTGCTCGTCTAGCAGGTGAGGATGGGGCTGGAAACCTTCCCATAGATGATATACGATCACTAGCTGTAGATAGAAACGGAGCACTCTGGATAGGCACAAGATTAGGTTTGCGAGTGCTATTTGGACCTTCACAACTATTTGAAAATCTTCAGGCAAGTGCAAATGCTATCATAATATTACAAGATGGTATTGCTCAAGAGCTACTTAATGATCAGGTAGTAACAGATATTATTGTAGATGGCGCAAATAATAAGTGGCTTGCCACTGCAGATTCAGGTGTGTTTTATGTGAGTCCTAATGGTCAAGAAACTATTTTTCATTTTACTACAGATAACTCACCACTTCCTTCAAATACAGTGCAATCTGTAGCAATTGATCCAGAAACCGGTAGTGTGTACTTTGGTACGATAAGAGGTATGGTAGCTTTTGACGGCTCCTCCACCGCACCAGCCGAAGATCTTGAAGAAGTGCTCGTGTACCCAAACCCCGTAAGGCCTGGATTTAACGGTAATGTGCGTATAGAAGGGCTTACTGCAAATACTAATGTGAAGATTACAGATTTAGTTGGTAATCTTGTCTATGAAGAAAATACCACGGGTGGAAGCATTGAGTGGGATACTACTGCTTTTGGGCGACATAAGGTTGCTTCTGGAGTATACCTCATTATTATTACGGGACCTCCAGAAGAGTTGCGAGAAACTACCATTGAGAAAGTTATGATCATTAGATAA
- the recO gene encoding DNA repair protein RecO, with product MLVKTEAIVFSALKYGEADLIVKAFTKSSGLKSYLIRGVLKSKKGKLRVAMFQPLTHLEIEANHKDKGTLESIREAKVVTHYTSLHTEVAKSAIVFFIADVLRSSVQEEEENVPLFDFIVNASLWLDLNNTIANFHLLFLLKLSSYLGFYPDDSEVQHEYFNLMDGMFENAETSIYCRSGQDIELLKLFLGTNFDALVSIKLNQKQRTSFLNMLLQYYELHLHGFKKPRSLAVLNSIFS from the coding sequence ATGCTAGTAAAAACTGAAGCCATTGTATTTTCTGCACTCAAATATGGAGAAGCAGATCTCATTGTAAAAGCCTTTACAAAAAGTAGCGGACTCAAATCTTACCTTATTAGAGGAGTTTTAAAATCAAAGAAGGGTAAGCTTCGTGTTGCCATGTTCCAGCCGCTCACACATTTAGAGATTGAAGCAAATCATAAGGATAAGGGAACTTTAGAAAGTATACGCGAGGCAAAAGTGGTCACGCATTACACAAGTTTACATACGGAAGTGGCAAAAAGTGCCATTGTTTTTTTTATTGCAGATGTACTTAGATCTTCTGTGCAAGAGGAAGAAGAAAACGTACCTCTCTTTGATTTTATAGTGAACGCTAGCTTATGGCTAGATTTAAATAATACGATTGCAAATTTTCATTTATTATTTCTTTTGAAGTTAAGCAGCTATTTAGGTTTTTATCCTGATGACTCAGAGGTTCAGCATGAGTACTTTAACTTGATGGACGGGATGTTTGAAAATGCAGAGACAAGTATTTACTGTCGTTCTGGACAGGATATTGAGTTGTTAAAGTTATTCTTGGGCACAAATTTTGATGCACTAGTTTCTATCAAACTAAACCAAAAACAGCGCACCTCTTTTCTCAACATGCTATTACAGTATTATGAGTTACATTTACACGGTTTTAAAAAACCTAGATCACTAGCGGTGCTCAATTCAATTTTTAGCTAA
- a CDS encoding TonB-dependent receptor plug domain-containing protein: MRILFTLLLFVVVSVQAQKITVLDVDTREPIIGVAIFNKDKSKSALTDFDGRADVTAFAKAEILYFQEVAHKDAQYSKAEIIALSNRIFLKQKDNQLTEIVLSASKFAQSRKNVPQKIVGISSEDIQRANPQTAADLLQASGSVFVQKSQQGGGSPLIRGFSTNRLLITLDGVRFNTAIFRGGNVQNVISIDPFTIDRTEVLLGPGSVIYGSDAVGGVMNFYTKQPKLSFTETNVVTGTAVARVNTANNEKTGHFDINIGKRNWSFLTSASYSDYDDQRQGKHGPDDYLRTDFVKIIDGVDTAVVNDDPLIQEGSAFNSLNLMQKVRFRPNDTWDFNLGLIYATTSDYDRYDRLTRKRDGEFRAAEWFYGPQQWFMTNLQIDKEGYGSFYNRARATITYQNSKESRNDRDFGGTDFFETDENVDAFSVGLDFTKNLKSKRNKVFYGLEYVHNKVGSNGQVTDITTGTISNQASRYPDGSTWQSLAAYGSIQLELTEKTRLQSGLRYNHILLAADFSDNNEFFALPFDKADLSTGNLTGSIGVTHEVSKTVSLKANLGTAFRAPNIDDVGKIFDSEPGSVVVPNPNLKSEYAYNGELGFNFIFSNALRLDVNGYYTLLENALVRRDFDLDGVTEISYQGELSNVQAIQNASKAEVYGIEIGADAKLSKTLKLTGQFNYTSGVEQDEDGSYIPFRHVAPLFGNNHLIWTSNKWTLDASVAYSGSFDFDELAPSQQSNSHLYALDGDGNPYSPSWYELSLGSRYVLSDSWSFTANLDNITDQRYRTYSSGIAAAGRNLILAATYNF; the protein is encoded by the coding sequence ATGCGCATACTTTTTACCCTACTCTTATTTGTAGTTGTCTCTGTACAAGCTCAAAAAATAACGGTGCTTGATGTAGATACGCGCGAACCTATAATAGGAGTTGCTATTTTTAATAAAGATAAAAGTAAAAGTGCCCTCACAGATTTTGATGGGCGAGCAGATGTGACCGCTTTCGCGAAAGCGGAAATCCTTTATTTTCAAGAAGTCGCACATAAAGATGCGCAATACAGCAAAGCGGAAATAATAGCGCTTTCTAATAGAATCTTCTTGAAGCAGAAGGATAATCAGCTTACGGAAATTGTGCTCTCTGCTAGCAAATTTGCACAAAGCCGAAAGAACGTTCCACAAAAGATAGTAGGAATCTCATCTGAAGATATACAGCGCGCAAACCCACAAACAGCAGCAGATTTGCTACAAGCAAGTGGCTCTGTATTTGTGCAAAAAAGTCAGCAAGGTGGAGGTAGTCCTTTAATAAGAGGATTCTCTACAAATAGGTTACTCATTACCCTAGATGGTGTGCGTTTTAATACCGCAATCTTTAGAGGAGGAAACGTACAGAATGTAATCTCAATAGATCCATTTACTATAGATCGTACAGAGGTTCTACTAGGTCCAGGATCTGTAATTTATGGTAGTGATGCTGTGGGTGGAGTGATGAACTTTTATACAAAGCAACCTAAGCTTTCATTTACAGAAACTAATGTGGTTACAGGCACTGCAGTTGCTCGTGTAAATACTGCAAATAATGAAAAGACAGGACATTTTGATATAAATATAGGGAAGCGCAACTGGTCTTTTCTTACTAGTGCAAGCTACTCAGATTATGATGACCAGCGTCAAGGGAAGCATGGTCCAGATGATTATTTACGCACTGATTTTGTAAAAATTATAGACGGCGTTGATACCGCCGTGGTTAATGATGATCCTTTAATACAAGAAGGTTCTGCCTTTAACTCATTAAACTTAATGCAAAAAGTGCGTTTTAGGCCTAACGATACTTGGGATTTTAACTTAGGTCTTATTTATGCTACTACATCAGATTATGATCGTTATGATAGATTAACGAGAAAAAGAGATGGAGAGTTTAGAGCAGCAGAGTGGTTTTATGGGCCACAGCAATGGTTTATGACTAACCTCCAGATTGATAAAGAAGGTTATGGTAGTTTTTACAATCGAGCAAGAGCAACCATTACGTATCAGAACTCTAAAGAGAGTAGAAATGACCGTGATTTTGGCGGAACAGATTTTTTTGAAACTGACGAGAATGTAGATGCGTTCTCTGTAGGTTTAGACTTTACAAAAAATCTAAAATCAAAACGTAATAAAGTCTTTTATGGGCTAGAGTATGTGCACAATAAAGTAGGATCTAATGGTCAAGTAACAGATATCACTACGGGAACTATAAGTAATCAAGCTTCTCGCTATCCAGACGGATCTACATGGCAATCTCTAGCAGCTTATGGAAGCATACAATTAGAACTTACAGAGAAGACACGCCTGCAATCTGGCCTGCGTTATAACCACATACTACTTGCAGCCGATTTTTCTGATAACAATGAGTTTTTTGCACTGCCTTTTGATAAAGCAGATTTAAGTACTGGGAACCTTACAGGAAGTATAGGTGTAACTCATGAGGTTTCTAAGACTGTAAGCCTCAAAGCAAATCTAGGAACAGCGTTTAGAGCGCCTAACATCGATGATGTAGGTAAGATATTTGATAGCGAGCCAGGATCTGTGGTAGTGCCTAATCCTAATCTTAAATCTGAGTATGCTTACAATGGCGAACTAGGATTTAACTTCATTTTTTCTAACGCACTAAGGCTGGATGTAAACGGTTATTACACCTTGCTGGAGAATGCCTTAGTACGTCGTGATTTTGATCTTGATGGCGTAACAGAGATATCTTATCAGGGAGAGTTAAGTAACGTGCAAGCAATACAGAATGCCTCAAAAGCTGAGGTTTATGGTATAGAAATAGGTGCAGATGCAAAACTTTCTAAAACCCTGAAACTTACAGGGCAGTTCAATTATACGAGTGGTGTAGAACAAGATGAAGATGGTAGTTACATTCCGTTTAGGCACGTGGCGCCGCTTTTTGGTAATAACCATTTAATATGGACTAGTAATAAATGGACGCTAGATGCTTCGGTGGCTTATAGTGGCTCTTTTGATTTTGATGAACTTGCTCCTAGTCAACAAAGTAACTCACACCTTTATGCACTAGACGGAGATGGTAATCCTTACTCGCCTAGCTGGTATGAACTTAGTTTAGGTAGCCGTTATGTGCTTTCAGATAGTTGGTCTTTTACTGCAAATCTTGATAATATTACAGACCAGCGATACCGTACATATTCATCTGGTATAGCTGCTGCGGGAAGAAATTTAATACTTGCGGCGACTTATAATTTTTAA